The nucleotide window AAGCCTCCAGCGAGACCTGGCAGTCAATTTTGTTTTCCCGGCAGATCCGGGCCGTCTTTTTAAGCATCGGCCAGGGGCCGCAGGCATATACCACCGGCGTTCTGAATTTGTTAATGCGGCTGAGAAAAGCGTCGGTGACGAAGCCCTTGTATCCGCAGCTGCCGTCGTCGGTGGCAATGACCTTGCCGGGAACGGCGCAGGGCAGTAGGTCCTTTTTGCCGGAGCAGCCGTAAAAAAGTCTGGCATTCAGTTTCATGGTCTTCAGGCGGTCGGCCAGAAATTGCATCGGGGCCAGGCCTATGCCCCCGGCCAGGATCAGGTGGTCGCTGTATTTTTTATCGATCTCAAAACCGTTCCCCAACGGCCCCATCACATCAAGTTCCGCTCCCTGGGGCAGGGAAGAAAGGATGGAGGTGCCCCGGCCCGCCACCCGGTACATGATGAATATATTTTTTCCTTTGATCCGGTTGATGCTGAATGGCCGCCGCAGCAACAGGGGCCAGGGGCCGGAAGGTTTAAGATGGACGAACTGTCCGGGCCGGGCTTTGGCTGCCAGGTAGTCCGAGCGAAAGGA belongs to candidate division TA06 bacterium and includes:
- a CDS encoding dihydroorotate dehydrogenase electron transfer subunit, whose translation is MLEQKVNIVSHQKIAPDVFLLSFRSDYLAAKARPGQFVHLKPSGPWPLLLRRPFSINRIKGKNIFIMYRVAGRGTSILSSLPQGAELDVMGPLGNGFEIDKKYSDHLILAGGIGLAPMQFLADRLKTMKLNARLFYGCSGKKDLLPCAVPGKVIATDDGSCGYKGFVTDAFLSRINKFRTPVVYACGPWPMLKKTARICRENKIDCQVSLEAFMACGVGACQGCVVKGVKEYLTVCRQGPVFNSREIDWEQEATL